In the Granulosicoccus antarcticus IMCC3135 genome, TCGCTTTGGCAGTACCAGCTCCCTCACTCGGATCCAGCTCATAGCCTTCGGCATCTTCACTGAGCTTCAGGTTCTGCTGTTTCAGCTTCGATAATCGGTAATGACTCAGCACCACGTTGTCCAGATCAACTTCATCCTCGGCCACATTGGTTTCTCTGAGCATGGGGCGTAGCTTGCGGGCGAAGAGGCTGAGCTTTTCCAGTTCCAGGTCATCGAAGGGCACGATCTGAGAGATGAATTCGTAGAAGCGCACGAAGGTGCCTAGGGCCTGTCATCAATTAAAAGATAGATATTTTGACTTGTCGACCCGTTATAGTTGACGCCTACAGAGAACAGGCGTCGATGGGGCTCCAAACCATGGTTGGACGATACGGGCTTTCCGACAGACAATGGCAGCAACTTGGCCCGTTGTTACCTGGTCGTGCTGACACGGTCGGTGTCACTGCCAAGGACAACCGACTATTTGTCGATGCCGTACTTTATCGCTACCGTGCCGGTATTCCCTGGCGGGATCTGCCAGCTCGTTTTGGTGACTTTCGTGTCATCCATACTCGCCATTGTCGGTGGTCGAAAAAAGGGATATGGGAGCTTGTTTTCAAGGTATTAAGCGAAGACGTAGACAATGAATACGTGATGCTTGACAGTACGATTGTAAGAGCACATCAGCACAGTGCTGGGGCGGCTGGGAGCGAAAAAAAATAGAGTGCCTCGGGTTGTCGCGAGGGGGAATAAGTACCAAAATTCATGCACTGTGCGATGCATTGGGAAATCCGATCAGCTTCAAGCTCACACCCGGACAAGCATCGGATCTAGAGGGCGCTGACGCACTGCTGCCAGGACTCACGGCCGGTGCGCTGCTGGCCGATCGAGCTTATGATGTCGAGGAACGCGTGCGTAAGCGATTGCGAGAGGCGAACACTGAGGCCGTTATTCCCAGTAAGAAGTCTCGCCTTGTAAAGATCGAACATGACCGTGATTTGTACAAAGCTCGACATCTGATCGAAAATTTCTTCGCTAAAATCAAGCAGTACCGTGCGATTGCGACGCGTTACGACAAGCGAGCATGCAATTTTCTGGGAGCGATTCACTTGGTTGCCGCCATTGAATGGCTTAATTGATGACAGGCCCTAGGTCTTTCTTGAAGATTTCCAGTGCATCCTTTGCCGTTCGGCATTCCTTCAAGTGATTGTCAGCGTTGCCGATCAGTACCGCGTCCCCGGTCTTGCGATTGCGCTCCATCATCTCCAGAGAAACCTTGTAGGCATCCACTGCCATCTCATAGCGTTTCGCCCAACGGTCCACCGCAGGTTTGCAGATACTGGCCAGGGCCTTGTCGCTCTTGCCCTTCTGGTAGAAGGCGGTAACGAACTGTTCCACCTCAGCCCATTGAAAGACACCGAAGCCGCGCAGCTTTTCGAACAAGTCGTAGACCATCTGCGGGTCAGACACATCGGTCAGTTCCGCTATCTGATAGTACGGCTGAAACGCTGCCAGTACATCGTCCGGGTCATTGAAGAAATCCAGCACGAAGGTGCCGCTGGCTTTCTTGCCAGCATAGTCCCGATTCAATCGTGACAGGGTCTGTACACACTCCACACCACCGAGCTTCTTGTCCACGTACATGGCACACAGTTTAGGCTGATCGAATCCTGTCTGGAACTTGTTGGCCACGATCATGACCTGATAGTCGTCAGTATCAAATGCCTTGCGCATGTCCCGTCCTTTCAGGTTCGGGTTCATGTTGGTTTCAGTGAATTTCTCGCCCAGCAGGTCGGTTGCTCCCGGGTCTTTCTCCGTGAATTCCACCTCACCCGAGAAGGCCGCCATGGCATGAATGCCGGTATAGCCCTTCTCCGTGATGTAGCGATCAAAACTGATCTTGTAGCGCACCGCCTCCTTGCGAGAGCTGGTCACCACCATGGCTTTGGCCTGGTTTCCCAGCAGGCCCATGACGTTGTCCTTGAAGTGCTCGACAATCACCTGCACCTTCTGCGAGATGTTGTAGTCATGCAGGCGCACCCACTGGTTCAGCTTCACCTTGGCCTTCTTGCTATCTACCTCCTTGTCCACATCCTGCATTTTCAGGGCAAGGTTATAGGCCACCTTGTAGCTGGTGTAGTTCTTCAGCACATCCAGAATGAAGCCTTCCTCGATGGCCTGTCGCATGCTGTACACATGGAACGATACCGGCTTGTTGGTTTTGGATGCAGGTTCACTCGGGTCTGGCCTGCGACCAAAGAGTTCCAGTGTCTTGGCCTTGGGCGTGGCGGTGAAGGCAAAGTAGCTCAGGTTCGGGGAGGCACGACGCGAGGCGATGATCTCGTTCAACACATCGTCAGCGCTCTGCGGCGCATCCGGGTCCGCATCGCTGTCACTGGCATCAGTCATCAGCACTTCCTTCAACTGACGCGCTGTGGAGCCTGTCTGTGAGGAATGCGCCTCATCGGCAATGATGGCGTAGTTGCGCTCCTTCAGGCTCACCGTATTCTCGATGGCCTTGAGTACATGCGGAAACGTCTGGATCGTGACAATGATGATCGGCTGAGACTGCTCCAGAGCAGATGCCAGCTTGTCAGACTTCGATCCTTCCCCCTCCCGGCGATTGATACGCCCTACCACCCCATCGACATGTTCCAGCTGATAGATGGTGTCCTGCAACTGATCATCCAGCACCGTGCGGTCCGTGACGATAATCACCGAATGAAACTGCTTGTTGCCCTTGTCGTCATACAAAGACGAGAGCTGATGCGCGGTCCAGGCAATGGAGTTGGACTTGCCAGAACCGGCACTGTGCTGAATCAGATACGACTGTCCCGGCCCCTCACTACGCGCTGACGACAACAGCTTGTTGACCACATCCCACTGATGGTAGCGCGGGAACATCATGGTCTCTTTCTTGGATTTACGCCCCTCCCAATCCTCTACCTCCTTGATCTCAAGGTGCATGAAGCGCTGAAAGATACGCAGCAGGTTCTGTGGCAACAGCACCTCGTTCCACAGATAGCTTGTCGGATCACTGCCATCTTCCGGTATATCGTTACCCTTGCCACCCTCAGCCGTACCCTTGTTGAACGGCAAGAAGAAGGTCTTGTCGCCCTTCAACTGCGTGCTCATCCATACGTCATACTGACTGACTGCGAAATGCACCAGAGCGCCGCGCTTGAACGTCAGCAAAGGCTCAGGCTTGCGGGTAACCGGGTCTATCGGCAGCCTCGTCTTCTGATACTGCTCCTTCGCATTATTGAACGCCTGCTTGAATTCAGACTTCAGCTCCATCGTCACCACTGGCAGACCATTGACAAACAGCACCAGATCAATGCGCAGCTTCTGCGCCATCAAACCGGTTTCTGCCAGATGCTTTTCTGTCGCCCAGGGGCTGTACACCAGTTCGGGCACTACCCGCAGTCGATTCATGCCATAACGAATCAGGGTATCCGGATTCAGATCGTGCTCCGGCTTGAACTGACACAGACTGAAGCGTGTACCGCGATCCTTGATCTCATGGCGCAAGACACCCAAAGTGCCAAAGGTCCGAAGCTCCTTGTCCGCCGCATTCGGATCAGCCTTGTTCAACTGCGAAGCCACCTTCTCCAGAAACTTCTCTTCCGGATTATTCGGATAGATACCGCAATACTTCTCCCACTGATCCGGCTGACTTTCCTTCACAAACGCCAGCGTATCCTCTGAATACAAAGCCAGCTCGCGGTTGTATTTGGAGGGCGATCCCCGCAGCCACCCATGGCCCACCAGGCACTCGACGATGTGGTTCTGTAAAGCGTATTCGGCTGATTTATCGGGATGATGACTCATGGAGAATCCGTTTTCTGATGAGAACTAAAACTCTCGTGTAATCGATGGTACAGATCAACTATGGTCAAGCACATGATTGCAATGCGAGCCATATCGTTGTCGACAAATGCTTGACGTTGTCCGAGTATGCAGCAGAGAGTTTAGCAAATTGTAGAGAGTGCTGACGACAGTGACGAGGTTTTACTGCTCTGCCATGATCAATGATGGTAGATAAGCGGCATTTTCGGATAAAAATACAATAATACCTCGTGTATTAGCGGTTTTTCTGTATAATATTTTGTACAACTATCGGAGCCCTTATGAAGGAGCTATTTTGGTATCCGGCAAGCAAATCTGCGTTGAATGATTTTCCTACTGAGGCAAAGCAATATTTAGGTTATCAGTTGCATTTACTGCAATCAGGAGCGTCACCAGATGATTTCAAGCCCTTAAAGGATCTTGGTAAAGGGATTAGCGGTGTGTATGAACTGCGTTTTCGTGACGAGAGCAATATTTTCCGTGTTGCCTATGTTGCGAAGTTCGAGGATGCTATCGTGGTTTTACACAGTTGGCAGAAGAAAACACAGAAAACGGCTCAAAGTGACCTTACGTTAATCGCTAAACGATTTCGAGAAGTTAAAGAGGAATTGACATGAATCTGCATAAATCTAAAGGCACTGTATGGGATGACATTGCAGAAGATCCCGCTGAGGCTGCTCAGCTTAAAATCAAGGCAGCATTGTTTGATGCTATCAGAGCCTATATCGAGAAACACCAACTTACCCAAGAGGAAGCTGCAGAACGCATGGGGGTTCAGCGTTCCCGCATTGGTGATATCAGTCGTGGCAAGCTCGGTGGTTTCACCATCGACTATCTTGTGCTGATGGCCGAGCGTGTTGGTGTCAACCCTTTGAGAATTGCCGGTTAGATTAACATCTCAATGCTTACGTTCAATAGGCGCCAGTATGGTGCTGCGGATCGATGAATGCTCAGCGTTCATGTCCGAAGCGCACTACAAATTTCGGACATGCGTGTGCCTGTCACTAGCGTGCCACAGGTACGGCGCGACTTGTTCGACGCAGCCGGATCAGCCTTGTGCAACTGCGAAAGTCGCCACCTGGAAACAGATTGGAAAAACTAACAGGGGACCTGGAAGGCTTTCATAGCATCCGCATCAATCAACAATGGCGATTGATTTTCAGATGGATAGATGGAAGTCCTGAGGATGTTGAAATCGTTGATTACCATAGGTGAACTGCATGCTACCCAATAAAAGAACATCAACGCACCCAGGAAAAATTCTACTGCATGAGTTTCTGGAGCCACTGGAGCTATCGCAGTCCGAATTCGCTCGTCATTTGAGCATCCCCATACAACGCGTTAACGAATTAATCAAAGGCAAGCGCGGAATTACGCCTGACACAGCGTGGTTACTCTCAACAGCACTTGGCACGACACCGGAGTTCTGGATGAACTTGCAGACAAGCTACGAATTGTCGTCGATCGAGCCTCCCAAGGGCATTAAACGTTTGGTGGCTTAGCGCTGGACCGCCAACTATTCCATGGGTGCCGTGGTAACGCCAGTCGCTCAAGAGATTTTTGTATAGGAGAGTCATCCGAGCCGGTAGAAAAAACTTGCCTAATCTACCCGACAAACACGGAGGATAAGCGAAGGTATTTTCAGAGTACAGGGCCAATTCGCGGTTTTATGCATCCATGCTGGCAGTCAATGCTGGTTCTGCGGCTTGGCTAATAAAGTCATCCTGCGTCCAAGCGAGCTGATGGGCCTGTTCGATGCGCGCCTGGCTGGCGGTAGGGATTTCCGCCGCATTCGGATCAGCCTTGTTCAACTGCGAGGCCACTTTCTCCAGAAACTTCTCTTCCGGATTATTCGGATAGATACCGCAATACTTCTCCCACTGATCCGGCTGACTTTCCTTTACAAATGCCAGCGTATCTTCTGAATACAAGGCCAGTTCACGGTTGTATTTGGAAGGCGATCCCAGCATCCACCCATGCCCCACCAGGCACTCAACGATGTGATTCTGAAAAGCGTATTCGGCTGACTTATCGGGGTGGTGACTCATGGAGAATCCGTTTTCTGAAGAGAACTGGCTGAAATACCTGAAGGCACAATTATAGTATGGACACCAGAACCTGATGGTGCTGAAGGATTTTTCGCAAGGTAACTCGCTCTACGAACCGGCAAGGCCCAGCGCATCCCGGTGCAAGCGCTCCTCACGATCATGTTTGGAATGTCGATTGAGCATCCCACAAGGTCTTCCAGCGAGTGAATTCGGAGAGTCTTAATCGATATCTCGCATAGTTGCCCTCATGCAAAGAGAGAATCTCAACCTCAGCAACATCTCTGAATCTGTGTCGATCATCAATAGGTATATTGTCTGTCACCCACGCCTTGATGAACTTGCCAATCTCCTGCCGAGGCACAGGCTGCATGACAAGCTCTCTGACAAGCACTTGCAAGGCATCCCGATACTTCATCCGAAACGGATCCGGGGCTCCGAGCTGTTGACGTACCGTGCGGTAGTGTTGCGCCGACCTTCCATAGGCCCATATAAACAACTCTCTCATCATGGATGCGTCGCCGCACTCATAAAAACCGACAAGCGCTTTTGAATAGGCATCTTCTGGCACTTCGATGAACGAGATGGGAATAAGGTTTTTCTTGATGAACGGAATATTGGCGGCCATTCGCGAAACTCGTTTATTCACATCATCGAACGGTTGAAGATAGGGCAAAAACAACAGTGCCATGAAGGCCTGCTCAAAGGGGTTATCTATCTCGGTGATCTTTCTCAAGGTCACTTGAAAGTAGGCCTCGATCCGATGTGGATCATCCAGCGGCAAATACGTGGAACCAGCAATGCCAACCGGAATCATTCTCAACCGACCGGCGGACATGGGGTCTGGCAACAGGTTGTTGGCCAACAAGGCGTGCAGGTTCAGCAGGGTATGACGATTAAATTCGATGTCCATCGCGTTCTCAACCAGAAACTCGATAGCATCCTTATGATTGCGAATCATCTGGGCGTCAATGGCCGCAGCACCCTCCACTTCTTCATCAAAGGCAATGAGCCTACGCGTATCCAATAGCGAATACGTATTGCCTTCCAGACGACTGGAATTCCATGACAGATCGATAAGCAGCCGATCCATGATCCTTCTGGCATAGGTACCCGCAGGCAACTCATCGACAGAATCAGTCCCGATAGCTTCCAGATTTCGCTGATCTTCAATGGAGAGATAACGACTGATGTTGGGTTCGTAAGATTCGATCAGGGCACCATCGTATGAGGCCGGCTCTCGGTTTGATGTTGGCCGATTCATACGCCGAACCAGCTCACGTGACTTTGGTGACTGAAACAGTTCTATCGAGCCACTACCAACAGGCAAATACCTGGCCCAGCGACGTGCCCCCTGCATGCTCACGCGCCCGCTGTCCACGAGGGCTTTGAGACGATACTTCAGCGCATCATCACCCACGGCAAGGCTGGAACTCAGCGCCGCCTTCAACTCCGGAAAAGAGATGCCTTCTGGGTGTTTTTTGATGACCTCAAGTAAAGGGGCAAGCCGAGCTTCACCAGATTCGGACTGTGACATCGACAATGATCCCCTTGAAGCCATGAAACGAGAGCATGCTGTGAGCGCCATAAAACGTCACAATAACGCCAAAAAGCGCTTTACACGATTCAATATAGCAGTTGAGCGGCCAAAATGACCCTTTACGCGGTATTTTGCCACTTTATAGGCGTCGATGACGTTTGAAACACTGGAAACCCGCTTTTGATTACTGAGATAACGTAATGGGAGGGGTGCTCGTCGCATGCCCTGCATTCAGATAAGCATTGCAGACGAACCGGCGTGTAGAACGTTGATCAAAGTACCAAAGGTCCGAAACTCCTCATCCGCCGCATTCGGATCAGCCTTGTTCAACTGTGAAGCCACCTTCTCCAGAAACTTCTCTTCCGGGTTATTTGGATAGATACCGCGATACTTCTCCCACTGATCCGGCTGACTTTCCTTCACATACGCCAGCGTATCTTCTGGATATAAAGCCAGCTCGCGGTTGTATTTTGAAGGTGATCCCAGCAGCCACCCATGGCCCACCAGGCACTCAACAATGTGATTCTGGAAAGCGTATTCGGCTGATTTATCGGGATGGAAGGCCATAGGGGTTTGCATCCATGCTGGAGGTTGATGTGGACTCTGGGGCTTGCCAGTTGCGGACATCTATTTTGCCGGTGACGGCGGCGGAGATTAGGGCTGTGCGGCGTTCTTTGAGCAATTCGGCTGCCTTACCAGCAGATTGTATTATCTGGTTGAAACTACCTGATATTTCAGATACAAAATTCAAAATGTGGCGCTGTTCCTCTTTAGGCGGTATCTGCAATGGAATGCGGCCAAGTGTTTCTGTATTGAGGTTGTCCATCGTTGACCCCTTTGATTCCAAAGCAAGTTCGGCAACTGCTCCAGCTGAAGTAACAAGGTAACCGTTCACGGCCCCGCATGCGGGGTGTAGGAACCGCAGCTGATTCTTTCAGCTAGTCGCTAACCGAGGCGTATCAAACGGAAAGCGCACTTTCACCTCGCCCTCAATCATCGACTGGTGACACGCGATGCGGATAAACTGATAGCTTGAGATCCCTATCCGTTGTGCAGTGCCCACGATGCTCAGTATCAAGGGACGAAACTGATCGCCTTGATACGATTGGGTGGCAAAGCTCAACTTGCGCCAGATCACATAGGGCCGAAGCGCACGCTCAGCGCTATTGTTGTCTAGCGGGATCCTGTGATCTTTGAGAAAGGTCCAACACATCGATTCTCGCTTGAGAAGATGTTGGCATTGACGTTTGGTTCGTCCATCGATTCGTAGCCGGGCACCTCGCTCCAGCGTCTGGTGAAAGCTGCGGCGTAGTCGCTGCATT is a window encoding:
- a CDS encoding IS5 family transposase (programmed frameshift); amino-acid sequence: MVGRYGLSDRQWQQLGPLLPGRADTVGVTAKDNRLFVDAVLYRYRAGIPWRDLPARFGDFRVIHTRHCRWSKKGIWELVFKVLSEDVDNEYVMLDSTIVRAHQHSAGAAGERKKIECLGLSRGGISTKIHALCDALGNPISFKLTPGQASDLEGADALLPGLTAGALLADRAYDVEERVRKRLREANTEAVIPSKKSRLVKIEHDRDLYKARHLIENFFAKIKQYRAIATRYDKRACNFLGAIHLVAAIEWLN
- a CDS encoding type I restriction endonuclease subunit R, which codes for MSHHPDKSAEYALQNHIVECLVGHGWLRGSPSKYNRELALYSEDTLAFVKESQPDQWEKYCGIYPNNPEEKFLEKVASQLNKADPNAADKELRTFGTLGVLRHEIKDRGTRFSLCQFKPEHDLNPDTLIRYGMNRLRVVPELVYSPWATEKHLAETGLMAQKLRIDLVLFVNGLPVVTMELKSEFKQAFNNAKEQYQKTRLPIDPVTRKPEPLLTFKRGALVHFAVSQYDVWMSTQLKGDKTFFLPFNKGTAEGGKGNDIPEDGSDPTSYLWNEVLLPQNLLRIFQRFMHLEIKEVEDWEGRKSKKETMMFPRYHQWDVVNKLLSSARSEGPGQSYLIQHSAGSGKSNSIAWTAHQLSSLYDDKGNKQFHSVIIVTDRTVLDDQLQDTIYQLEHVDGVVGRINRREGEGSKSDKLASALEQSQPIIIVTIQTFPHVLKAIENTVSLKERNYAIIADEAHSSQTGSTARQLKEVLMTDASDSDADPDAPQSADDVLNEIIASRRASPNLSYFAFTATPKAKTLELFGRRPDPSEPASKTNKPVSFHVYSMRQAIEEGFILDVLKNYTSYKVAYNLALKMQDVDKEVDSKKAKVKLNQWVRLHDYNISQKVQVIVEHFKDNVMGLLGNQAKAMVVTSSRKEAVRYKISFDRYITEKGYTGIHAMAAFSGEVEFTEKDPGATDLLGEKFTETNMNPNLKGRDMRKAFDTDDYQVMIVANKFQTGFDQPKLCAMYVDKKLGGVECVQTLSRLNRDYAGKKASGTFVLDFFNDPDDVLAAFQPYYQIAELTDVSDPQMVYDLFEKLRGFGVFQWAEVEQFVTAFYQKGKSDKALASICKPAVDRWAKRYEMAVDAYKVSLEMMERNRKTGDAVLIGNADNHLKECRTAKDALEIFKKDLGPVIN
- a CDS encoding type II toxin-antitoxin system RelE/ParE family toxin; translated protein: MKELFWYPASKSALNDFPTEAKQYLGYQLHLLQSGASPDDFKPLKDLGKGISGVYELRFRDESNIFRVAYVAKFEDAIVVLHSWQKKTQKTAQSDLTLIAKRFREVKEELT
- a CDS encoding helix-turn-helix domain-containing protein, producing the protein MNLHKSKGTVWDDIAEDPAEAAQLKIKAALFDAIRAYIEKHQLTQEEAAERMGVQRSRIGDISRGKLGGFTIDYLVLMAERVGVNPLRIAG
- a CDS encoding type II toxin-antitoxin system RelE/ParE family toxin — encoded protein: MQLRKSPPGNRLEKLTGDLEGFHSIRINQQWRLIFRWIDGSPEDVEIVDYHR
- a CDS encoding HigA family addiction module antitoxin, which gives rise to MLPNKRTSTHPGKILLHEFLEPLELSQSEFARHLSIPIQRVNELIKGKRGITPDTAWLLSTALGTTPEFWMNLQTSYELSSIEPPKGIKRLVA
- a CDS encoding Fic family protein, yielding MSQSESGEARLAPLLEVIKKHPEGISFPELKAALSSSLAVGDDALKYRLKALVDSGRVSMQGARRWARYLPVGSGSIELFQSPKSRELVRRMNRPTSNREPASYDGALIESYEPNISRYLSIEDQRNLEAIGTDSVDELPAGTYARRIMDRLLIDLSWNSSRLEGNTYSLLDTRRLIAFDEEVEGAAAIDAQMIRNHKDAIEFLVENAMDIEFNRHTLLNLHALLANNLLPDPMSAGRLRMIPVGIAGSTYLPLDDPHRIEAYFQVTLRKITEIDNPFEQAFMALLFLPYLQPFDDVNKRVSRMAANIPFIKKNLIPISFIEVPEDAYSKALVGFYECGDASMMRELFIWAYGRSAQHYRTVRQQLGAPDPFRMKYRDALQVLVRELVMQPVPRQEIGKFIKAWVTDNIPIDDRHRFRDVAEVEILSLHEGNYARYRLRLSEFTRWKTLWDAQSTFQT
- a CDS encoding restriction endonuclease subunit S, with translation MNGYLVTSAGAVAELALESKGSTMDNLNTETLGRIPLQIPPKEEQRHILNFVSEISGSFNQIIQSAGKAAELLKERRTALISAAVTGKIDVRNWQAPESTSTSSMDANPYGLPSR